In Bos mutus isolate GX-2022 chromosome 10, NWIPB_WYAK_1.1, whole genome shotgun sequence, a single window of DNA contains:
- the IRF9 gene encoding interferon regulatory factor 9 isoform X2, translating to MASGRTRCTRKLRNWVVEQVESGQFPGVCWEDAAKTMFRIPWKHAGKQDFREDQDAAFFKAWAIYKGKYREGSSEGPAIWKTRLRCALNKSCEFEEVPEIGHRDGAEPYKVYRLLPPGTVPAQSGTQKLPSKRPHSSASSEKKEEEVTAKNCILSPSLLQEPPQNEMVETNGGAGRLDFGSTGSSSSSSSSSGSSSSSSNSPEPQEGRDTAEALFQGELLSLEVLPPPDSGDLGLIPGSGRCPGEENGNPLQYSCLENPTDRGAWQATVHGVAESQTHTTSCQLVGPLEGTGAAGLSLSADYSLLLTFIYNGRVVGEAQVQSLDCRLVAEPSSSQCSMEQVIFPKPDPREPAHRLLNQLQRGVLLASNSRGLFVQRLCPIPISWNAPQMPPGPGPHLLPTNECVELFRTSYFCRDLARYFQGLGPPPKFQVTLNFWEENPDPSHTSQSLIAVQMEQAFARRMLKETPEEQAATLSLLQSLQDPVPPLLSIPPVFFETASASLLSTCLPQ from the exons ATGGCATCAGGCAGGACGCGCTGCACCCGAAAGCTCCGGAACTGGGTGGTGGAGCAAGTGGAGAGCGGGCAGTTCCCAGGAGTGTGCTGGGAGGATGCGGCCAAGACCATGTTCCGGATCCCCTGGAAGCACGCAGGCAAGCAGGACTTCCGGGAGGACCAGGATGCCGCCTTCTTCAAG GCCTGGGCGATATACAAGGGGAAGTACAGGGAGGGGAGCTCGGAAGGCCCTGCCATCTGGAAGACTCGTTTGCGCTGTGCTCTCAACAAAAGTTGTGAATTTGAGGAGGTTCCTGAGATCGGCCACAGGGATGGCGCTGAGCCCTACAAGGTGTACCGACTGCTGCCACCAGGAACTGTCCCCG CTCAATCAGGGACCCAGAAATTACCATCAAAGCGACCCCACAGTTCTGCATCCtctgagaagaaagaggaagaagttaCCGCAAAGAACTGCATACTCAGCCCCTCGTTGCTCCAGGAGCCCCCTCAGAAT GAGATGGTGGAGACCAATGGGGGAGCTGGCCGTTTAGACTTTGGGAGCACCggaagcagcagtagcagcagcagcagcagcggaagcagcagcagcagcagcaacagccctgAGCCTCAGGAAG GTAGGGACACAGCTGAGGCTCTTTTCCAGGGAGAACTGCTGTCCCTGGAGGTTCTGCCCCCTCCAGATTCAG gagacctgggtttgatccctggatcgggaagatgccctggagaagaaaatggcaacccactccagtattcttgcctggaaaatcccacggacagaggagcctggcaggctacagtccatggagttgcagagagtcagacccaTAC AACTTCCTGCCAGTTAGTGGGCCCCCTGGAGGGCACTGGTGCAGCTGGCCTTTCTCTGTCTGCAGACTACTCTCTGCTGCTCACCTTCATCTACAACGGGCGTGTGGTGGGTGAGGCCCAGGTGCAGAGCCTGGACTGCCGCCTCGTGGCTGAGCCCTCAAGCTCCCAGTGCAGCATGGAGCAGGTGATCTTTCCCAAACCCGACCCACGCGAGCCCGCCCACCGTCTGCTGAACCAGCTCCAGAGAGGGGTCCTGCTGGCCAGCAACTCCCGGGGCCTCTTTGTGCAGCGCCTCTGCCCCATTCCCATCTCCTGGAACGCGCCCCAGATGCCACCTGGCCCGGGTCCGCACCTGCTGCCCACCAACGAGTGCGTGGAGCTCTTCAGAACCAGCTACTTCTGCAGAG ACTTGGCCAGGTACTTCCAGGGCCTGGGGCCCCCACCCAAGTTTCAAGTGACACTGAACTTCTGGGAGGAGAACCCTGACCCCAGCCACACCTCACAGAGTCTGATTGCGGTGCAG ATGGAGCAGGCCTTTGCCCGACGTATGCTGAAGGAGACCCCAGAGGAGCAGGCGGCCACCCTGTCTCTGCTGCAGAGCCTGCAGGACCCGGTGCCTCCTCTCCTCTCTATCCCGCCCGTCTTCTTTGAGACAGCCTCAGCCTCCTTGCTGTCAACCTGCCTCCCACAGTGA
- the IRF9 gene encoding interferon regulatory factor 9 isoform X1 gives MPRISLQTSQLGMLKRKHFWMASGRTRCTRKLRNWVVEQVESGQFPGVCWEDAAKTMFRIPWKHAGKQDFREDQDAAFFKAWAIYKGKYREGSSEGPAIWKTRLRCALNKSCEFEEVPEIGHRDGAEPYKVYRLLPPGTVPAQSGTQKLPSKRPHSSASSEKKEEEVTAKNCILSPSLLQEPPQNEMVETNGGAGRLDFGSTGSSSSSSSSSGSSSSSSNSPEPQEGRDTAEALFQGELLSLEVLPPPDSGDLGLIPGSGRCPGEENGNPLQYSCLENPTDRGAWQATVHGVAESQTHTTSCQLVGPLEGTGAAGLSLSADYSLLLTFIYNGRVVGEAQVQSLDCRLVAEPSSSQCSMEQVIFPKPDPREPAHRLLNQLQRGVLLASNSRGLFVQRLCPIPISWNAPQMPPGPGPHLLPTNECVELFRTSYFCRDLARYFQGLGPPPKFQVTLNFWEENPDPSHTSQSLIAVQMEQAFARRMLKETPEEQAATLSLLQSLQDPVPPLLSIPPVFFETASASLLSTCLPQ, from the exons ATGCCTAGGATTTCCCTCCAGACGTCACAGCTTGGGatgttaaaaagaaagcatttttg GATGGCATCAGGCAGGACGCGCTGCACCCGAAAGCTCCGGAACTGGGTGGTGGAGCAAGTGGAGAGCGGGCAGTTCCCAGGAGTGTGCTGGGAGGATGCGGCCAAGACCATGTTCCGGATCCCCTGGAAGCACGCAGGCAAGCAGGACTTCCGGGAGGACCAGGATGCCGCCTTCTTCAAG GCCTGGGCGATATACAAGGGGAAGTACAGGGAGGGGAGCTCGGAAGGCCCTGCCATCTGGAAGACTCGTTTGCGCTGTGCTCTCAACAAAAGTTGTGAATTTGAGGAGGTTCCTGAGATCGGCCACAGGGATGGCGCTGAGCCCTACAAGGTGTACCGACTGCTGCCACCAGGAACTGTCCCCG CTCAATCAGGGACCCAGAAATTACCATCAAAGCGACCCCACAGTTCTGCATCCtctgagaagaaagaggaagaagttaCCGCAAAGAACTGCATACTCAGCCCCTCGTTGCTCCAGGAGCCCCCTCAGAAT GAGATGGTGGAGACCAATGGGGGAGCTGGCCGTTTAGACTTTGGGAGCACCggaagcagcagtagcagcagcagcagcagcggaagcagcagcagcagcagcaacagccctgAGCCTCAGGAAG GTAGGGACACAGCTGAGGCTCTTTTCCAGGGAGAACTGCTGTCCCTGGAGGTTCTGCCCCCTCCAGATTCAG gagacctgggtttgatccctggatcgggaagatgccctggagaagaaaatggcaacccactccagtattcttgcctggaaaatcccacggacagaggagcctggcaggctacagtccatggagttgcagagagtcagacccaTAC AACTTCCTGCCAGTTAGTGGGCCCCCTGGAGGGCACTGGTGCAGCTGGCCTTTCTCTGTCTGCAGACTACTCTCTGCTGCTCACCTTCATCTACAACGGGCGTGTGGTGGGTGAGGCCCAGGTGCAGAGCCTGGACTGCCGCCTCGTGGCTGAGCCCTCAAGCTCCCAGTGCAGCATGGAGCAGGTGATCTTTCCCAAACCCGACCCACGCGAGCCCGCCCACCGTCTGCTGAACCAGCTCCAGAGAGGGGTCCTGCTGGCCAGCAACTCCCGGGGCCTCTTTGTGCAGCGCCTCTGCCCCATTCCCATCTCCTGGAACGCGCCCCAGATGCCACCTGGCCCGGGTCCGCACCTGCTGCCCACCAACGAGTGCGTGGAGCTCTTCAGAACCAGCTACTTCTGCAGAG ACTTGGCCAGGTACTTCCAGGGCCTGGGGCCCCCACCCAAGTTTCAAGTGACACTGAACTTCTGGGAGGAGAACCCTGACCCCAGCCACACCTCACAGAGTCTGATTGCGGTGCAG ATGGAGCAGGCCTTTGCCCGACGTATGCTGAAGGAGACCCCAGAGGAGCAGGCGGCCACCCTGTCTCTGCTGCAGAGCCTGCAGGACCCGGTGCCTCCTCTCCTCTCTATCCCGCCCGTCTTCTTTGAGACAGCCTCAGCCTCCTTGCTGTCAACCTGCCTCCCACAGTGA
- the IRF9 gene encoding interferon regulatory factor 9 isoform X3: MPRISLQTSQLGMLKRKHFWMASGRTRCTRKLRNWVVEQVESGQFPGVCWEDAAKTMFRIPWKHAGKQDFREDQDAAFFKAWAIYKGKYREGSSEGPAIWKTRLRCALNKSCEFEEVPEIGHRDGAEPYKVYRLLPPGTVPAQSGTQKLPSKRPHSSASSEKKEEEVTAKNCILSPSLLQEPPQNEMVETNGGAGRLDFGSTGSSSSSSSSSGSSSSSSNSPEPQEGRDTAEALFQGELLSLEVLPPPDSDYSLLLTFIYNGRVVGEAQVQSLDCRLVAEPSSSQCSMEQVIFPKPDPREPAHRLLNQLQRGVLLASNSRGLFVQRLCPIPISWNAPQMPPGPGPHLLPTNECVELFRTSYFCRDLARYFQGLGPPPKFQVTLNFWEENPDPSHTSQSLIAVQMEQAFARRMLKETPEEQAATLSLLQSLQDPVPPLLSIPPVFFETASASLLSTCLPQ, encoded by the exons ATGCCTAGGATTTCCCTCCAGACGTCACAGCTTGGGatgttaaaaagaaagcatttttg GATGGCATCAGGCAGGACGCGCTGCACCCGAAAGCTCCGGAACTGGGTGGTGGAGCAAGTGGAGAGCGGGCAGTTCCCAGGAGTGTGCTGGGAGGATGCGGCCAAGACCATGTTCCGGATCCCCTGGAAGCACGCAGGCAAGCAGGACTTCCGGGAGGACCAGGATGCCGCCTTCTTCAAG GCCTGGGCGATATACAAGGGGAAGTACAGGGAGGGGAGCTCGGAAGGCCCTGCCATCTGGAAGACTCGTTTGCGCTGTGCTCTCAACAAAAGTTGTGAATTTGAGGAGGTTCCTGAGATCGGCCACAGGGATGGCGCTGAGCCCTACAAGGTGTACCGACTGCTGCCACCAGGAACTGTCCCCG CTCAATCAGGGACCCAGAAATTACCATCAAAGCGACCCCACAGTTCTGCATCCtctgagaagaaagaggaagaagttaCCGCAAAGAACTGCATACTCAGCCCCTCGTTGCTCCAGGAGCCCCCTCAGAAT GAGATGGTGGAGACCAATGGGGGAGCTGGCCGTTTAGACTTTGGGAGCACCggaagcagcagtagcagcagcagcagcagcggaagcagcagcagcagcagcaacagccctgAGCCTCAGGAAG GTAGGGACACAGCTGAGGCTCTTTTCCAGGGAGAACTGCTGTCCCTGGAGGTTCTGCCCCCTCCAGATTCAG ACTACTCTCTGCTGCTCACCTTCATCTACAACGGGCGTGTGGTGGGTGAGGCCCAGGTGCAGAGCCTGGACTGCCGCCTCGTGGCTGAGCCCTCAAGCTCCCAGTGCAGCATGGAGCAGGTGATCTTTCCCAAACCCGACCCACGCGAGCCCGCCCACCGTCTGCTGAACCAGCTCCAGAGAGGGGTCCTGCTGGCCAGCAACTCCCGGGGCCTCTTTGTGCAGCGCCTCTGCCCCATTCCCATCTCCTGGAACGCGCCCCAGATGCCACCTGGCCCGGGTCCGCACCTGCTGCCCACCAACGAGTGCGTGGAGCTCTTCAGAACCAGCTACTTCTGCAGAG ACTTGGCCAGGTACTTCCAGGGCCTGGGGCCCCCACCCAAGTTTCAAGTGACACTGAACTTCTGGGAGGAGAACCCTGACCCCAGCCACACCTCACAGAGTCTGATTGCGGTGCAG ATGGAGCAGGCCTTTGCCCGACGTATGCTGAAGGAGACCCCAGAGGAGCAGGCGGCCACCCTGTCTCTGCTGCAGAGCCTGCAGGACCCGGTGCCTCCTCTCCTCTCTATCCCGCCCGTCTTCTTTGAGACAGCCTCAGCCTCCTTGCTGTCAACCTGCCTCCCACAGTGA
- the RNF31 gene encoding E3 ubiquitin-protein ligase RNF31: MPGEEEKRAFLEAREELASALRRDSGQAFTQEQLWPLLGTSLPPEARYLQLDAARLVRCNAHGEPRNYLNTLSTALNILEKYGRNLLSPQRPRYWRGVKFNNPVFRSTVDAVQGGRDVLRLYGYTEEQPDGLSFPERQEEPDQRQVATVTLEVLLLRTELNLLLQNAHPKPQALEQLLKDKVEDDLLQLSEFAPLLREIAPSPLTIPSAAGSTPAPCFLCGSAPGTLHCSACKQALCLTCDRLFHGHPERAHHHRQTLHGAPQAVHPSLPASAPPRPQPASGPTLGDSSFSPPDPASARLLWPCSACALLNEPWAVLCVACDRPRGCKGLGPGIEGPQGTGGLEPELSRGHWACQSCTFENEAAAVLCAICERPRLAQPPSLVVDSQDSGICLKPLQQGDTVLSPVQTPAWYCIHCTFCNSGPGWVCAMCNRTSSPVPVQQTPQPHASSLEERHPEPGPPRPLHAPVTSSCGDLEKQRQDKMREEGLQLVLKIREGEAGGACPEEVFSALQYSGTEVPLQWLRSELPYVLEMVAELAGQQDPGLGAFSCQEARKAWLDRHGNLDEAVEECVRTRRRKVQELRSLGFEPEEGSLQALFQHGGDVARALTELQRQRLEPFHQRLWDSGPEPTPSWDGPDKQSLVRRLLAVHSLPSWGRAELALALLQETPRNYELGDVVEAVRQSQDRAFLRRLLAQECAVCSWALPRNRMQSLTSCECTICPDCFRQHFTIALKEKHITDMACPGCGRPDLTDDTQLLGYFSTLDIQLRESLEPDAYALFHKKLTEGVLMRDPKFLWCAQCSFGFIYEREQLEATCPQCQQTFCVRCKRQWEEQHRGRSCEDFQNWKRTNDPEYQAQGLAMYLQENGIDCPKCKFSYALARGGCMHFHCTQCRHQFCSGCYSAFYAKNKCPDPNCRVKKSLHGHHPRDCLFYLRDWSAVRLQKLLQDNNVMFNTEPPVGARAVPGGGCRVMEQKEVPNGFRDEACGKETPAGYAGLCQAHYKEYLVSLINAHSLDPATLYELEELETAAERYLHVRPQALPGEDAPTYHARLLQKLIEEVPLGQSIPRRRK, encoded by the exons ATGccgggggaggaggagaagcgggcCTTCCTGGAGGCCCGCGAGGAGCTGGCGAGCGCCCTGAGGAGGGATTCCGGGCAGGCCTTTACGCAGGAGCAGCTCTGGCCGCTACTGGGCACCTCTCTGCCGCCAGAAGCCCGTTACCTGCAGCTGGATGCTGCACGCCTGGTCCGCTGCAACGCTCATGGGGAG CCCCGAAACTACCTCAACACTCTCTCCACGGCCCTGAATATCCTGGAGAAATATGGCCGCAACCTCCTAAGCCCTCAGAGGCCTCGGTACTGGCGCGGGGTCAAGTTTAATAACCCTGTCTTTCGTTCTACGGTGGATGCTGTGCAG GGGGGCCGGGATGTTCTGCGATTGTATGGCTACACAGAGGAGCAGCCAGATGGGTTGAGCTTtcctgaaaggcaggaggagcCGGATCAGCGGCAAGTTGCTACAGTCACACTGGAAGTACTGCTGCTTCGGACAGAGCTCAATCTGTTGTTACAG AATGCTCATCCAAAACCGCAAGCACTGGAGCAGCTGCTGAAAGACAAGGTTGAAGATGAT CTACTGCAGCTCTCAGAGTTTGCCCCCTTACTGAGAGAGATTGCTCCCAGCCCCCTCACCATACCCTCTGCTGCAG GCTCCACTCCTGCTCCCTGCTTCCTCTGTGGTTCTGCCCCAGGCACGCTCCACTGCTCAGCCTGTAAACAGGCCTTGTGTCTAACTTGTGATCGCCTCTTCCACGGACACCCAGAACGTGCACATCACCATCGCCAGACCCTGCATGGAGCCCCTCAGGCCGTCCACCCCAG CCTACCTGCCTCAGCTCCACCACGGCCTCAGCCAGCCTCCGGGCCGACCCTGGGAGACAGCTCTTTTTCTCCCCCCGATCCTGCAAGTGCCCGTCTGCTCTGGCCCTGTTCTGCTTGTGCCCTATTAAATGAACCTTGGGCAGTACTTTGTGTGGCCTGTGATCGGCCCCGAGGCTGTAAGGGTTTGGGTCCGGGAATCGAGGGTCCCCAAGGAACTGGGGGCCTAGAACCTGAGCTTTCTCGGGGTCACTGGGCCTGCCAGAGCTGCACCTTTGAGAACGAGGCTGCGGCCGTGCTGTGTGCCATATGTGAGCGACCTCGGCTGGCTCAGCCTCCCAGCTTGGTGGTGGATTCTCAGGATTCCGGCATTTGCCTGAAGCCCCTTCAG CAGGGGGATACTGTGCTTTCCCCTGTCCAGACTCCAGCGTGGTACTGTATTCACTGTACCTTCTGCAACTCGGGCCCTGGCTGGGTATGTGCTATGTGCAACCGGACCAGCAGCCCCGTCCCAGTACAGCAGACCCCCCAGCCCCATGCCAGCTCTTTGGAAGAGCGACACCCTGAACCAGGGCCTCCACGACCCCTCCATGCCCCCGTGACTAGTTCCTGTGGGGACCTTGAGAAGCAGCGCCAAGACAAGATGAGGGAAGAAGGACTCCAGCTGGTGCTCAAGATCCGG GAAGGGGAAGCTGGAGGCGCCTGTCCAGAGGAGGTCTTCTCGGCTCTACAGTACTCGGGCACCGAAGTGCCCCTGCAGTGGCTGCGCTCAGAGCTGCCGTACGTGCTGGAGATGGTGGCTGAGCTGGCTGGACAGCAGGACCCGGGGCTGGGCGCCTTTTCCTGTCAGGAGGCCCGGAAGGCCTGGCTGGATCGTCATGGCAACCTGGATGAAGCTGTGGAAGAGTGTGTGAGGACCCGGCGGAGGAAG GTGCAGGAGCTCCGGTCCCTGGGCTTCGAGCCTGAGGAAGGGTCTCTTCAAGCCTTATTCCAACATGGGGGTGATGTGGCACGAGCCCTGACTGAGCTACAGCGCCAGCGCCTGGAGCCCTTCCATCAGCGCCTCTGGGACAGTGGCCCTGAGCCCACCCCTTCCTGGGATGGGCCAGATAAGCAG AGCCTGGTCAGACGGCTTTTGGCAGTCCACTCACTCCCCAGCTGGGGCCGGGCAGAGCTGGCGCTGGCGCTGCTGCAGGAAACACCTAGAAACTATGAGTTGGGGGACGTGGTGGAGGCTGTGAGGCAGAGCCAGGACCGGGCCTTCCTGCGCCGCTTGCTTGCCCAGGAGTGTGCCGTGTGCAGCTGGGCCCTGCCCCGCAACCGG ATGCAGTCCCTGACCTCCTGTGAGTGCACCATCTGCCCCGACTGCTTCCGCCAGCACTTCACCATCGCCTTGAAGGAGAAGCACATTACAGATATGGCGTGCCCTGGATGTGGCCGCCCCGACCTCACCGATGACACCCAGCTGCTCGGCTACTTCTCCACCCTCGACATCCAG CTTCGAGAGAGCCTAGAGCCAGATGCCTATGCACTATTCCACAAGAAGCTGACGGAGGGCGTGCTCATGCGGGACCCCAAGTTCTTGTGGTGTGCCCAG TGTTCCTTTGGCTTCATATACGAGCGTGAGCAGCTGGAAGCAACATGTCCCCAGTGTCAACAGACCTTCTGTGTGCGCTGTAAGCGCCAG TGGGAGGAGCAGCACCGAGGCCGGAGCTGTGAAGATTTCCAGAACTGGAAACGCACCAATGACCCAGAATACCAAGCCCAGGGCTTGGCGATGTACCTTCAGGAAAATGGCATAG ACTGCCCCAAGTGCAAGTTCTCGTACGCACTGGCCCGGGGAGGCTGCATGCACTTTCACTGCACCCAGTGCCGCCACCAGTTCTGCAGTGGCTGCTACAGTGCCTTTTACGCCAAGAAT AAATGTCCAGACCCTAACTGCAGGGTGAAGAAGTCCCTGCACGGCCACCACCCCCGAGACTGCCTCTTCTACCTGCGGGACTGGTCTGCTGTCCGGCTGCAAAAGCTACTTCAG GACAATAATGTCATGTTCAACACAGAACCCCCAGTGGGGGCCCGGGCAGTGCCCGGAG GTGGCTGTCGAGTGATGGAGCAGAAGGAAGTTCCCAACGGGTTCCGGGACGAAGCCTGTGGCAAGGAGACTCCCGCTGGCTATGCTGGCCTCTGCCA GGCGCACTACAAAGAGTATCTTGTGAGCCTCATCAACGCCCATTCACTGGACCCAGCCACCCTGTATGAACTGGAAGAACTGGAGACAGCTGCCGAGCGCTACCTGCACGTGCGCCCCCAGGCGCTGCCCGGGGAGGACGCCCCCACCTACCACGCCCGCCTGTTACAG AAGCTGATAGAAGAGGTGCCCTTGGGACAGAGTATCCCCCGCAGGAGGAAGTAG
- the PSME2 gene encoding proteasome activator complex subunit 2: protein MAKPCGVRLSGEALKQVDVFRQNLFQEAEEFLYRFLPQKIIYLNQLLQEDSFNVTDLNSLRAPLDIPIPDPPPKDDEMETDKQEKKEVPKCGFLPGNEKVLALLALVKPEVWTLKEKCILVITWIQHLIPKIEDGNDFGVAIQEKVLERVNAVKTKVEAFQTTISKYFSERGDAVAKASKETHVMDYRALVHERDEAVYGDLRAMVLDLRAFYAELYHIISSNLEKIVNPKGEEKPSMY, encoded by the exons ATGGCCAAACCTTGCGGGGTGCGCCTGAGCGGGGAAGCCCTCAAACAG GTGGACGTCTTCAGGCAAAATCTTTTCCAGGAG GCTGAGGAATTCCTCTACAGATTCTTGCCTCAGAAAATCATATACCTTAATCAGCTCTTGCAA GAGGACTCTTTCAATGTGACTGACCTGAATTCTCTCCGGGCCCCACTGGACATCCCGATTCCAGACCCCCCACCCAAGGATGATGAG ATGGAAACAGATaagcaggagaagaaagaag TCCCTAAGTGCGGCTTTCTCCCTGGGAATGAGAAGGTTCTGGCCTTGCTTGCCCTGGTTAAGCCAGAAGTCTGGACTCTCAAAGAAAAATGCATTCTG GTGATCACATGGATCCAGCACCTGATCCCCAAAATTGAGGATGGAAATGACTTTGGGGTGGCAATCCAG GAAAAGGTGTTGGAGAGGGTAAATGCAGTCAAGACCAAAGTGGAAGCCTTCCAGACGACTATTTCCAA GTACTTCTCAGAACGTGGGGATGCTGTGGCCAAGGCATCTAAGGAGACCCATGTA ATGGACTACCGGGCCCTGGTGCACGAACGAGATGAGGCAGTCTATGGGGACCTCAGGGCCATGGTGCTGGACCTGAGAGCTTTCTAT GCTGAGCTTTACCATATTATCAGCAGCAACCTGGAGAAAATTGTCAACCCAAAGGGTGAAGAGAAGCCATCTATGTACTGA
- the EMC9 gene encoding ER membrane protein complex subunit 9 isoform X2, which translates to MGEVEISARAYVKMSLHAARYPHAAVNGLLLAPAPAPRSGECLCLTDCVPLFHSHLALSVMLEVALNQVDVWGAQAGLVVAGYYHANAALDDQSPGPLALKIAGRIAEFFPDAVLIMLDNQKLVPQPHVPPVIVLENHGLRWVPKDKNLVMWRDWEESRQMVGALLEGRAHQHLVDFDCHLDDIREDWTNQQLNAQITQWVGPANGNT; encoded by the exons ATGGGGGAGGTGGAGATCTCGGCCCGGGCCTACGTGAAGATGAGCCTGCACGCCGCCCGGTATCCGCACGCCGCTGTCAACGGGCTGTTGCTGGCGCCGGCGCCGGCGCCGCGGTCGGGAGAATGCCTGTGCCTCACCGACTGTGTGCCCCTGTTCCACAGCCACCTGGCCCTGTCTGTCATGCTGGAGGTCGCACTCAACCAG GTGGATGTGTGGGGCGCGCAGGCCGGGCTGGTAGTGGCAGGGTACTACCATGCCAATGCAGCTTTGGACGACCAGAG CCCTGGGCCCCTGGCCTTGAAAATCGCTGGGCGGATTGCTGAATTCTTCCCTGATGCAGTACTTATTATG TTGGATAATCAGAAACTGGTACCCCAGCCTCACGTGCCCCCAGTTATCGTCCTGGAGAACCACGGTCTCCGCTGGGTCCCCAAGGACAAGAACTT AGTGATGTGGAGGGACTGGGAAGAGTCACGGCAGATGGTGGGAGCATTACTAGAGGGCCGGGCCCACCAGCACCTTGTGGACTTTGACTGCCACCTTGACGACATCCGAGAGGATTGGACCAACCAGCAGCTCAACGCCCAAATCACTCAGTGGGTTGGTCCCGCAAATGGAAATACCTGA
- the EMC9 gene encoding ER membrane protein complex subunit 9 isoform X1: MYSIQYKFGWLCQITLQKDHLRFPLSPAVSEHLFATALKHQAVMCEASSRPGAPRPDTGKGHRCIHVFETWEAQLRWMRSAHSMLLTPLIFPPHSPGPLALKIAGRIAEFFPDAVLIMLDNQKLVPQPHVPPVIVLENHGLRWVPKDKNLVMWRDWEESRQMVGALLEGRAHQHLVDFDCHLDDIREDWTNQQLNAQITQWVGPANGNT, translated from the exons ATGTATAGTATACAATATAAGTTTGGATGGTTATGCCAAATTACTCTCCAAAAAGACCATCTTAGATTTCCACTCTCACCAGCAGTGTCTGAGCACCTGTTTGCCACAGCACTCAAGCATCAGGCAGTCATGTGTGAAGCATCAAGTAGGCCTGGCGCCCCCAGGCCAGATACAGGGAAAGGCCATCGCTGCATCCACGTCTTTGAGACCTGGGAGGCCCAGCTCAGATGGATGCGGTCTGCCCACAGTATGCTCCTCACACCTCTGATCTTCCCTCCACACAGCCCTGGGCCCCTGGCCTTGAAAATCGCTGGGCGGATTGCTGAATTCTTCCCTGATGCAGTACTTATTATG TTGGATAATCAGAAACTGGTACCCCAGCCTCACGTGCCCCCAGTTATCGTCCTGGAGAACCACGGTCTCCGCTGGGTCCCCAAGGACAAGAACTT AGTGATGTGGAGGGACTGGGAAGAGTCACGGCAGATGGTGGGAGCATTACTAGAGGGCCGGGCCCACCAGCACCTTGTGGACTTTGACTGCCACCTTGACGACATCCGAGAGGATTGGACCAACCAGCAGCTCAACGCCCAAATCACTCAGTGGGTTGGTCCCGCAAATGGAAATACCTGA
- the PSME1 gene encoding proteasome activator complex subunit 1 — translation MATLRVLPEAQAKVDVFREDLCTKTENLLGSYFPKKISELDAFLKEPDLNEANLSNLKAPLDIPVPDPVKEKEKEERRKQQEKEDKDEKKKGEDEDKGPPCGPVSCNEKIVVLLKRVKPEIKDVIEKLNLVTTWLQLQIPRIEDGNNFGVAVQEKVFELMTALHTKLEGFHTQISKYFSERGDAVTKAAKQPHVGDYRQLVHELDEAEYRDIRLMVMEIRNAYAVLYDIILKNFEKLKKPRGETKGMIY, via the exons ATGGCCACGCTCAGGGTCCTGCCCGAAGCCCAAGCCAAG GTGGATGTGTTCCGTGAAGACCTATGTACTAAG ACAGAGAACCTGCTCGGGAGCTATTTTCCCAAGAAGATTTCTGAGTTGGATGCATTTTTAAAG GAGCCAGATCTCAATGAAGCCAACCTGAGCAATCTGAAGGCCCCATTGGACATCCCAGTGCCTGATCCAgtcaaggagaaagagaaggaggagcgGAGGAAACAGCAGGAG aaggaagacaaggatgaaaagaagaaaggggaagatGAAGACAAAG GTCCTCCATGTGGCCCAGTGAGCTGCAATGAGAAGATTGTGGTCCTCCTGAAGCGGGTAAAGCCTGAGATCAAGGATGTCATTGAGAAGCTCAACCTG gTCACCACCTGGCTGCAGCTGCAAATACCTCGGATTGAGGATGGGAATAATTTTGGAGTGGCTGTCCAG GAGAAGGTGTTTGAGCTGATGACTGCTCTTCACACCAAGCTGGAAGGCTTCCACACTCAAATTTCCAA GTATTTCTCTGAGCGCGGTGATGCTGTAACCAAAGCAGCCAAGCAGCCCCATGTG GGTGATTATCGGCAACTGGTACACGAGCTGGATGAGGCAGAGTACCGGGATATCCGGCTGATGGTCATGGAGATCCGCAATGCTTAC GCTGTGTTATATGACATCATCCTGAAGAACTTCGAGAAGCTCAAGAAGCCCAGGGGAGAAACAAAGGGAATGATCTATTGA